In one Thermodesulfobacteriota bacterium genomic region, the following are encoded:
- a CDS encoding aminomethyltransferase family protein, translating into MESKETLSEATGVAVNAGGNAAIMPGEYGGWPGEYEAVRKKAGLLDLSARGKLRLAGKEHLKFLQGMLTNDVMKLSAGEGAYAAVLTVKGRMLSDMRVYKDLDSVLLDLEPGLNMKVRDLLLKYRLSYKATVDDVTEELALFSVQGPESKNVLASAGITVPEIKEHGHFRDAIVGAEVVCASADRTGEGGFDLYVPQDRAEEVWNYLLEKGKDFGLEPVGSRALDVLRVEAGIPMYGRDMDEDTIPIEAGIWSALSFEKGCYIGQEVVARIKWRGHVNRHLSGIVLEKGYTPSAGDEIFGGGKKIGRITSPAFSPALGRNIALGYVRREFVEPGTEVDISSPEGIRGKGTVMPLPFVRPAPGD; encoded by the coding sequence ATGGAAAGTAAAGAGACTTTGAGCGAAGCCACCGGCGTCGCGGTCAATGCCGGCGGCAATGCCGCTATAATGCCCGGGGAGTACGGCGGCTGGCCCGGGGAATACGAGGCCGTAAGAAAGAAAGCGGGACTGCTCGACCTCTCCGCGAGGGGAAAGCTTCGCCTCGCCGGAAAGGAGCATCTCAAGTTTCTCCAGGGCATGCTGACGAACGACGTCATGAAGCTCTCCGCGGGCGAGGGCGCATACGCTGCCGTTCTTACGGTCAAGGGAAGGATGCTTTCCGACATGCGCGTTTATAAAGACCTGGATTCCGTGCTCCTCGATCTCGAGCCCGGTCTTAACATGAAGGTTAGGGACCTGCTTCTGAAATACAGGCTCTCGTACAAAGCTACTGTGGACGACGTTACGGAGGAGCTCGCGCTCTTTTCCGTACAGGGGCCCGAATCGAAGAACGTCCTCGCCTCCGCCGGCATAACCGTCCCGGAAATAAAGGAGCACGGACATTTTAGAGACGCTATTGTCGGAGCGGAAGTCGTATGCGCCTCGGCCGACAGGACTGGTGAAGGAGGCTTCGATCTATATGTCCCTCAGGACCGCGCGGAAGAAGTGTGGAATTATCTTCTCGAAAAGGGAAAGGACTTCGGTCTGGAGCCCGTCGGCTCCCGGGCCCTCGACGTCCTCCGCGTGGAAGCCGGCATTCCAATGTACGGAAGGGACATGGACGAGGACACGATCCCTATCGAGGCGGGGATATGGAGCGCGCTCAGCTTCGAGAAGGGATGCTACATCGGGCAGGAGGTCGTGGCCCGAATCAAGTGGCGGGGGCACGTGAACAGACACCTCTCGGGCATAGTTTTAGAAAAGGGCTATACCCCGTCTGCCGGTGACGAAATCTTCGGCGGCGGGAAAAAGATAGGCAGGATCACGAGCCCTGCCTTTTCACCCGCCCTCGGGCGTAATATCGCACTGGGATATGTAAGAAGAGAATTCGTCGAGCCCGGGACTGAAGTAGATATTTCCTCTCCCGAAGGCATACGGGGAAAAGGCACGGTAATGCCGCTCCCGTTTGTTCGACCGGCCCCCGGCGATTGA
- a CDS encoding O-acetylhomoserine aminocarboxypropyltransferase/cysteine synthase, whose protein sequence is MADRKFGFETLCIHAGQLPDPATGSRAVPLYQTTAYVFDSADHAASLFNLQTFGNIYTRIMNPTTAVFEERMAALEGGRAAVAVSSGMAAQMVAILTILKSGDELVSSNALYGGTYTQFDVNFRDLGINTVFVNPDDPGNFRKAITKKTKAIFAEVIGNPLGNVLDIEAVSAVAREAGIPFIIDNTFATPFLCRPIEFGADIVVHSATKFICGHGTSIGGVLVESGKFPWDNGNFPAMMEPSKGYHGVRFYETFGDFGYTMKARCEVLRTMGPTLSPFNAFLFLQGLETLNLRMERHCQNALAVAEYLKSHPSVEWVSYPGLPDSPYHGLAKKYMPGGAGSIFTFGIKGGKEAGVRFIEALELLSHLANVGDAKTLVIHPASTTHRQLSEEDQLLAGVNPEMIRISVGLETVDDIIWDIEQALEKSGKAK, encoded by the coding sequence ATGGCTGACAGAAAATTCGGATTCGAAACGCTCTGCATACACGCGGGGCAGCTCCCGGATCCCGCTACCGGCTCCCGCGCCGTGCCCCTCTATCAGACTACGGCCTACGTATTCGACAGTGCGGACCACGCGGCTTCGCTCTTTAATCTTCAAACCTTCGGCAACATCTATACCCGTATCATGAACCCGACGACCGCCGTATTCGAAGAGAGGATGGCGGCGCTCGAAGGGGGCCGGGCGGCGGTTGCGGTATCGTCCGGAATGGCCGCACAAATGGTCGCCATCCTGACGATCCTCAAATCGGGCGACGAGCTCGTCTCGTCGAACGCGCTTTACGGCGGGACTTATACGCAGTTCGACGTCAACTTCAGAGACCTCGGCATAAACACGGTCTTCGTCAATCCGGACGACCCCGGGAATTTCAGAAAGGCCATAACGAAAAAAACGAAGGCGATATTCGCCGAAGTCATAGGAAACCCGCTCGGAAACGTTCTCGACATTGAGGCGGTTTCGGCCGTAGCGCGAGAGGCCGGCATTCCATTCATAATAGACAATACCTTCGCGACGCCGTTTCTCTGCAGGCCCATCGAATTCGGCGCGGACATAGTCGTCCATTCGGCGACGAAGTTCATCTGCGGCCACGGCACCTCCATAGGCGGCGTGCTCGTCGAATCGGGGAAGTTCCCCTGGGACAACGGCAACTTCCCCGCGATGATGGAACCCTCCAAGGGCTATCACGGGGTGAGGTTCTACGAGACGTTCGGCGACTTCGGATACACGATGAAGGCCCGCTGCGAGGTGCTCCGGACGATGGGTCCCACACTCAGCCCCTTTAACGCCTTTCTCTTCCTCCAGGGCCTCGAAACGCTCAACCTCAGGATGGAGAGGCACTGCCAAAATGCCCTCGCCGTCGCCGAGTACCTCAAGAGCCACCCGTCCGTCGAGTGGGTAAGTTATCCGGGGCTTCCGGACAGCCCGTATCACGGCCTGGCGAAAAAGTACATGCCGGGTGGCGCTGGTTCTATATTCACGTTCGGGATCAAGGGCGGAAAGGAAGCCGGCGTGAGATTCATCGAAGCCCTCGAGCTTCTGAGCCACCTCGCGAACGTCGGGGACGCGAAGACGCTCGTCATACACCCGGCGTCGACGACGCACCGCCAGCTGAGCGAGGAAGACCAGCTCCTGGCCGGCGTAAACCCCGAGATGATTCGCATCTCCGTCGGACTCGAAACCGTGGACGACATCATATGGGACATAGAGCAGGCGCTCGAAAAATCCGGGAAGGCAAAATGA
- the trxB gene encoding thioredoxin-disulfide reductase — protein sequence MIDKSALTKKQKVVIMGSGPAGLTAAIYTARANLEPLVFEGLEAGGQLTLTTDVENFPGFPEGIQGPALMNAMRQQAERFGATCLRERIDSVDFSERPFKVVSGDMTFEAETFIVASGASARMLGIASEKLLLGRGVSTCATCDGFFYRGKEIIVVGGGDSAVEEGTFLTKFASRVNIVHRRDQLRASKIMQDRAFKNPKVDFIWNAEIEEILGDVESGVKGVVLRDTKTGETTTKDIDGIFIAIGHTPNTSIFRGKLDMDEVGYLITKEGSTETNVPGVFAAGDVRDNKYRQAITAAGSGCMAAIDAERFLESQGE from the coding sequence ATGATAGACAAAAGCGCTCTTACAAAGAAACAGAAGGTAGTAATAATGGGTTCGGGACCGGCCGGGCTGACGGCCGCCATATACACGGCGAGGGCCAATCTCGAGCCGCTCGTCTTCGAGGGGCTCGAAGCCGGGGGGCAATTGACGCTCACGACCGACGTGGAAAACTTTCCGGGGTTTCCCGAGGGCATACAGGGCCCGGCGCTCATGAACGCCATGAGGCAGCAGGCCGAGAGGTTCGGGGCTACGTGCCTTCGCGAAAGAATAGACTCCGTCGATTTCAGCGAAAGGCCGTTCAAGGTCGTGTCCGGTGACATGACGTTCGAGGCCGAAACTTTCATAGTCGCCTCGGGGGCGTCAGCCAGAATGCTCGGCATAGCGTCCGAAAAACTCCTCCTCGGAAGGGGCGTATCGACGTGCGCGACCTGCGACGGGTTTTTCTACAGGGGCAAGGAAATAATAGTAGTCGGCGGCGGGGACAGCGCCGTCGAGGAAGGAACGTTCCTTACGAAGTTCGCCTCCAGGGTGAACATCGTACACAGGAGGGACCAGCTGAGGGCCTCGAAGATAATGCAGGACAGGGCGTTCAAGAACCCGAAGGTGGATTTCATCTGGAATGCCGAGATAGAGGAGATACTGGGAGACGTGGAGAGCGGCGTAAAGGGCGTAGTCCTCAGGGACACTAAAACCGGAGAGACAACCACGAAGGATATAGACGGTATATTCATAGCCATCGGCCATACGCCCAACACGTCTATATTCAGGGGGAAGCTCGACATGGACGAGGTCGGGTACCTCATCACCAAAGAAGGCTCGACCGAAACCAACGTGCCGGGCGTCTTCGCTGCGGGCGACGTGCGCGATAACAAGTACCGCCAGGCGATAACGGCCGCCGGCTCGGGCTGCATGGCCGCAATCGACGCCGAAAGATTCCTCGAAAGCCAGGGGGAATAA
- a CDS encoding rod shape-determining protein: MIFDTILGWFSNDLAVDLGTANTLVYVRGKGIVANEPSVVAVQEDSRGIKKILAVGREAKNMVGKTPGSIKAIRPLKDGVIADFDVAQKMLEYFIRKTHNNRKSFVRPRIIVSVPIGITEVEKRAVRESAEAAGAREVYLIEETMSAAIGAGMPVTEPTGNMVVDIGGGTTSVAVISLAGIVVSKSIKVGGDKLDEAILQYVKRNYNMLIGERTAEDVKKKLGKVLGNGEIGSMNVKGRDLRAGIPRTIEITSEEVKEALTEPVSFIVEGIKQTLERTPPELAADIVDSGIMLTGGGALLGNLDQLIKEETGLPVSRAEDPLTCVVYGSGKALDELDLLREVSISYS; this comes from the coding sequence ATGATATTCGATACTATTCTGGGTTGGTTCTCTAACGATCTGGCGGTTGATCTCGGCACCGCGAACACACTCGTATACGTAAGGGGGAAGGGGATTGTAGCCAACGAGCCGTCCGTCGTTGCGGTTCAGGAAGATTCGAGAGGAATAAAAAAGATACTGGCGGTAGGGCGCGAAGCGAAGAACATGGTCGGTAAAACCCCGGGCTCCATCAAGGCCATACGTCCGCTCAAGGACGGCGTAATCGCGGACTTCGACGTTGCTCAGAAAATGCTTGAATATTTCATCCGTAAAACCCATAACAACAGGAAAAGCTTCGTACGGCCGAGGATTATAGTTTCCGTGCCCATAGGGATTACCGAGGTCGAGAAAAGAGCGGTCAGGGAGTCCGCCGAAGCTGCCGGCGCAAGGGAAGTCTATCTCATCGAAGAGACGATGTCGGCGGCTATCGGGGCGGGCATGCCCGTCACGGAGCCCACGGGGAACATGGTCGTCGATATAGGCGGGGGCACTACGAGCGTAGCGGTCATATCGCTTGCGGGCATAGTCGTCAGCAAGTCCATAAAAGTGGGCGGCGACAAGCTCGACGAGGCCATACTCCAGTACGTAAAGCGCAACTACAACATGCTCATCGGTGAAAGGACGGCCGAGGACGTAAAGAAAAAGCTCGGCAAGGTCCTCGGTAACGGCGAGATAGGCTCGATGAACGTCAAGGGCAGGGACCTCCGGGCCGGTATCCCGCGCACTATAGAGATAACGTCCGAAGAGGTCAAGGAAGCGCTGACCGAGCCCGTGAGCTTTATAGTCGAGGGCATAAAGCAGACCCTCGAAAGGACGCCGCCCGAGCTTGCGGCGGACATCGTCGACAGCGGGATAATGCTCACCGGGGGCGGGGCGCTTCTCGGTAACCTCGACCAGCTCATAAAGGAGGAGACGGGCCTTCCAGTATCCCGCGCCGAGGACCCGCTGACGTGCG
- a CDS encoding c-type cytochrome: MPIKIRTTVFYFISLAIFVLAASLFSPRYSGARNPDPSIEFQISGKPLKAFKLSALKSKIEPRRIELYDIEYGKIKRYEGFALGDILGLGFGENLKSGEYTDVAFIALDGYNAVAALSDISKPGGYIVYADLDSGKWEPVGKQGIDPGPFYLVWTGKEETPENEYPWSWQIAAVNLMRFQDQYPLVFPKGAAADSPAYRGYGIFKARCVKCHSMNGQGGKVGPDLNAPKSIVEYRPAHMIKEFIKHPSQYRYTRMPDHPDLSESGLDNLLAYFHYMKEIRD, encoded by the coding sequence GTGCCGATTAAAATTCGGACTACTGTCTTCTATTTCATCTCCCTCGCTATATTCGTACTGGCCGCTTCTCTTTTTTCCCCTCGATATTCGGGCGCCCGGAACCCCGACCCCTCGATCGAATTTCAAATCTCGGGAAAGCCTCTGAAAGCGTTCAAGCTTTCGGCGCTCAAATCGAAGATCGAGCCCCGGCGCATCGAGCTCTACGACATCGAGTACGGGAAAATAAAGAGGTACGAGGGATTCGCCCTCGGGGACATTCTCGGGCTCGGCTTCGGTGAGAATCTGAAAAGCGGGGAATATACGGACGTCGCGTTTATCGCGCTCGACGGTTACAACGCCGTGGCCGCTTTGTCCGATATCTCGAAGCCGGGGGGATACATAGTTTATGCGGACCTCGACTCCGGCAAGTGGGAGCCCGTGGGGAAGCAGGGGATCGATCCGGGGCCTTTTTACCTCGTCTGGACCGGCAAGGAAGAGACCCCCGAAAACGAATACCCCTGGTCATGGCAGATAGCCGCCGTTAATCTCATGCGCTTTCAGGACCAGTACCCTCTCGTGTTCCCGAAGGGGGCGGCCGCGGATTCCCCGGCGTACAGGGGATACGGGATATTCAAGGCAAGATGCGTAAAGTGTCATTCCATGAACGGGCAGGGCGGCAAAGTCGGCCCCGATCTCAACGCCCCTAAAAGCATCGTCGAGTACCGCCCGGCCCATATGATAAAGGAGTTCATAAAACACCCCTCGCAATACCGGTACACCCGGATGCCCGATCACCCGGACCTCTCCGAAAGCGGCCTCGACAACCTGCTCGCGTATTTTCACTACATGAAGGAGATAAGGGATTGA
- a CDS encoding CoA-binding protein has protein sequence MEDIQTLRRILAESKTIAIVGLSDKWHRPSNFAAKYLKDHGYKIIPVNPGQKEILGEKCYPSLLDIPEKVDVVDIFRKPADVPPIVEDAIKIGAKVVWMQIGVINEEAAKRARDAGLEVVMNRCMKIEHARLFGGINFIGVHRGFLSSKRSKWLPY, from the coding sequence ATGGAAGATATACAGACACTGCGCCGCATTCTGGCCGAGAGTAAAACCATTGCGATCGTGGGCCTCTCGGACAAGTGGCACAGGCCGAGCAACTTCGCAGCGAAATATCTCAAGGATCACGGATATAAAATAATCCCGGTCAATCCGGGACAGAAGGAGATACTCGGAGAAAAATGCTATCCGAGCCTTCTCGACATACCGGAAAAGGTGGACGTCGTGGATATATTCAGAAAGCCGGCGGACGTGCCGCCCATAGTCGAAGACGCTATAAAGATAGGCGCCAAGGTCGTATGGATGCAGATAGGGGTCATAAACGAGGAGGCGGCTAAAAGGGCCAGGGACGCGGGCCTCGAGGTCGTCATGAACCGCTGCATGAAAATAGAGCACGCGCGTCTATTCGGCGGGATTAATTTTATCGGCGTACACAGAGGCTTCCTGTCCTCGAAGAGGTCCAAATGGCTGCCCTACTAG
- the pbpC gene encoding penicillin-binding protein 1C, with the protein MKSRYSKLTACACAAVLMLAADAFLLFLAADYLFPFPEASIHKKTAAVISDSRGRPLRFFLPEDNRWRFQAGLEDISPGLVEAVIASEDRWFRHHPGVNPLALVRAFYVNVRAGRVVSGASTIPMQIARMAEPKSRNVASKIKEAFRAFQLKWRYEDDELLEIYLNIAPYGGNIEGVAAASYFYFGKSPRVLSPAEIALLTALPRSPVAYDPTRNPGSAFRERNKVLRQLAEIGVFTEEDAERYAREPVPEKRRLQPFSAPHFSEYVYQKVSRGESARTTLDSSIQRIAGEIAARHIDDLRRDGIENLAIVVIDNETRSLKALVGSADYFDKKSSGQVNLALAPRSPGSALKPFLYAMAIDQGIVIPDTYVLDVPTDYSGYVAENYDGTYRGRITLRYALILSLNAPAVRLLAQVGLGEFHELLLKGGLATLDRPPGKYGLPLILGSGEVTLLDLTNLYATLASGGVHRPLRVIEGSERSRGESRLFSPEASFLTTDALTELKRPDMSSNTWVLTRDVPEVAWKTGTSYGHRDAWSLGYSTRYTIGVWVGNPGGRGQKGISGGGHAAPILFDLFRGIEGNGARIAMPDGLNLGTIEVCRSSHMLPTPYCGQRDEVTYVKGVSRIPRDTYSKRIFVDGETGELLLGQCIGERPHEARIVTTYPAELVAWRMAEGKAAPAIPPLSPLCKDVPSESPPRIVSPDGTTPYRVLNGMPSEYQRVELIARVSEEADMLYWYQDGKLIASSKPYKRVFVPLEAGAHDLVVVDSSGRSDSVTYKVEKTGNVEVVGR; encoded by the coding sequence ATGAAGAGCCGTTATTCGAAGTTGACAGCGTGCGCGTGCGCGGCGGTATTGATGCTTGCGGCCGACGCGTTTTTGCTATTCCTCGCGGCCGACTATCTATTTCCGTTCCCCGAGGCCTCGATACACAAAAAGACGGCCGCCGTCATATCGGACAGCCGGGGAAGGCCGCTCAGGTTCTTCCTGCCCGAGGACAACCGCTGGCGGTTTCAAGCCGGGCTCGAAGACATATCGCCCGGGCTCGTCGAGGCCGTCATAGCCTCCGAGGACAGGTGGTTCCGTCATCATCCGGGCGTGAATCCGCTCGCCCTCGTCCGCGCGTTCTACGTTAACGTCAGGGCCGGCAGGGTCGTCTCCGGAGCCTCGACGATACCGATGCAGATAGCGCGCATGGCCGAGCCCAAGAGCCGAAACGTGGCGTCGAAGATAAAAGAGGCCTTCCGCGCGTTCCAGCTCAAGTGGCGCTACGAAGACGACGAGCTCCTCGAAATCTATCTCAACATCGCTCCCTATGGAGGCAACATAGAGGGCGTCGCGGCCGCTTCCTATTTTTATTTCGGCAAGTCCCCGCGCGTCCTGTCGCCGGCCGAGATCGCGCTCCTGACGGCGCTCCCGCGATCGCCCGTCGCATACGACCCGACGCGTAATCCCGGGTCCGCGTTCCGCGAGAGGAACAAGGTCCTCCGTCAGCTCGCCGAAATCGGCGTGTTCACGGAAGAAGACGCGGAAAGATACGCCAGGGAGCCTGTGCCCGAAAAGAGAAGGCTCCAGCCGTTCTCGGCGCCCCATTTCTCGGAGTACGTCTACCAGAAGGTCTCGCGGGGCGAGAGCGCCCGCACGACCCTCGATTCCTCGATACAGCGCATAGCGGGGGAGATAGCCGCAAGACACATAGACGACCTCAGACGGGACGGCATAGAAAATCTCGCCATAGTCGTCATAGATAACGAGACCCGGAGCTTAAAGGCCCTCGTCGGCTCGGCTGACTACTTCGATAAGAAAAGCTCGGGACAGGTCAACCTCGCGCTGGCCCCGCGCTCGCCGGGATCGGCCTTAAAGCCGTTTCTCTACGCGATGGCCATAGACCAGGGCATCGTCATCCCGGACACGTACGTCCTCGACGTACCCACGGATTATTCAGGCTACGTCGCCGAGAATTACGACGGCACCTACCGCGGCCGGATAACGCTGAGATACGCCCTCATCCTGTCCCTGAACGCCCCTGCCGTAAGGCTCCTCGCGCAGGTCGGCCTCGGGGAGTTTCACGAGCTTCTCCTCAAAGGCGGCCTCGCGACCCTCGACAGGCCGCCCGGCAAGTACGGCCTTCCGCTCATACTCGGCTCGGGCGAAGTGACGCTCCTCGACCTCACGAACCTCTACGCCACGCTCGCATCGGGAGGCGTTCACCGCCCGCTCCGTGTGATAGAAGGCAGCGAGCGGAGCCGGGGTGAATCCAGGCTCTTCTCACCCGAAGCCTCGTTCCTCACCACCGACGCCCTCACCGAGCTCAAGCGGCCGGACATGTCTTCGAACACGTGGGTGCTCACGAGGGACGTGCCCGAGGTGGCGTGGAAGACCGGCACGTCCTACGGGCACAGGGACGCGTGGTCGCTCGGCTATTCGACCCGCTACACGATAGGCGTATGGGTCGGCAATCCCGGGGGGCGGGGGCAGAAAGGCATTTCGGGCGGCGGGCACGCGGCGCCTATACTCTTCGATCTCTTTCGGGGCATAGAGGGTAACGGCGCGCGGATTGCCATGCCCGACGGGCTTAACCTCGGGACGATAGAGGTCTGCAGGTCGAGCCACATGCTGCCGACTCCATACTGCGGGCAGAGGGACGAAGTGACGTACGTCAAAGGTGTCTCCCGTATACCGAGGGACACGTATTCGAAGAGGATATTCGTAGACGGCGAAACGGGCGAGCTTCTCCTCGGGCAGTGCATAGGCGAGCGCCCGCACGAGGCGCGCATCGTAACCACGTACCCGGCGGAGCTCGTTGCATGGCGCATGGCCGAGGGGAAGGCCGCCCCGGCGATACCACCGCTGAGCCCGCTGTGTAAGGACGTCCCGTCCGAGAGCCCGCCCAGGATTGTGTCGCCCGACGGAACCACCCCCTACCGCGTCTTAAACGGCATGCCCTCCGAATACCAGAGGGTCGAGCTCATAGCGAGGGTGAGCGAGGAGGCGGATATGCTCTACTGGTATCAGGACGGGAAGCTGATAGCATCCTCGAAGCCCTACAAGCGGGTGTTCGTACCGCTCGAAGCGGGCGCGCACGACCTCGTCGTCGTGGACTCGTCCGGAAGGTCGGACAGCGTCACCTACAAGGTCGAAAAAACCGGCAACGTCGAAGTCGTCGGAAGGTGA
- a CDS encoding homoserine O-acetyltransferase — protein MSKRAFGESPVVIVEEGSVGLVETKYFTFAKEPDLFRLENGLTLGPVTVAYETYGTLNEAADNAILIEHALTASAHAAGRHAPGDKVPGWWDVMIGPGKAFDTEKYFVVCSNILGGCYGTTGPSSLNPATGKPYGFEFPMITIKDMVRVQKALLDSLGVRRIKAVAGGSMGGMQAMEWSLSYPGMVDSVVLVASGAVSNPQSIAIHKVGIRAITDDPDWNGGDYYGGNPPAKGLAIARMIGHITYLSHNWLWEKFGRNHPDPLSMKLRLDSNFDIEDYLEYQGARFVERFDANSYIYIMRAIDIYDAAEGYGSLAESFSRMKCRKALVASFTSDWLFPPYQSREVVDAIRENNILCDYHEIDSPYGHDSFLLEYRTLTESIKEFLGSF, from the coding sequence ATGAGCAAGAGGGCGTTCGGGGAATCCCCGGTCGTAATAGTCGAAGAAGGCTCGGTCGGCCTCGTCGAGACGAAATATTTCACGTTCGCGAAGGAGCCCGATCTCTTCCGTCTCGAAAACGGCCTCACGCTCGGGCCGGTTACCGTCGCCTACGAAACCTACGGAACCCTGAACGAAGCTGCGGACAACGCCATACTCATCGAGCACGCCCTCACCGCGAGCGCCCACGCCGCCGGCAGGCACGCTCCCGGAGACAAAGTCCCCGGATGGTGGGACGTGATGATAGGGCCCGGAAAGGCGTTCGACACGGAAAAGTACTTCGTTGTCTGCTCGAATATTCTTGGGGGCTGCTACGGCACGACGGGCCCCTCGTCCTTAAATCCCGCTACCGGGAAGCCCTACGGGTTCGAATTCCCCATGATTACGATAAAGGACATGGTCCGGGTCCAGAAGGCTCTTCTGGACAGCCTCGGCGTAAGGCGAATAAAGGCGGTCGCCGGGGGCTCGATGGGAGGGATGCAGGCCATGGAGTGGTCGCTCTCTTATCCCGGCATGGTGGACTCGGTTGTGCTCGTGGCCTCGGGCGCGGTTTCGAACCCGCAGTCGATCGCCATACACAAGGTCGGCATCCGCGCGATAACGGACGATCCTGACTGGAACGGCGGGGATTATTACGGCGGCAATCCCCCTGCGAAGGGCCTGGCGATAGCGCGTATGATAGGACACATAACATATCTCAGCCACAACTGGCTCTGGGAGAAATTCGGGAGGAATCACCCTGATCCCCTGTCCATGAAGCTACGGCTCGACAGCAACTTCGACATCGAGGACTATCTCGAATACCAGGGGGCCAGGTTCGTCGAGAGATTCGACGCCAACAGCTATATCTACATCATGCGTGCCATAGACATCTACGACGCAGCCGAAGGGTACGGCAGCCTGGCCGAATCGTTTTCCAGGATGAAGTGCAGGAAGGCTCTCGTCGCGTCCTTCACGTCCGACTGGCTCTTCCCGCCCTACCAGTCGCGCGAGGTGGTCGACGCCATTCGCGAAAATAACATACTGTGCGACTATCACGAAATAGACTCTCCATACGGACACGATTCGTTCCTTCTCGAATACAGGACGCTGACGGAATCGATAAAGGAATTCCTGGGCTCGTTTTGA
- a CDS encoding patatin-like phospholipase family protein: MKIGIALGGGGAKGYAHIGVLGAFSEAGIEFDVVSGTSIGALVGAVYAAGKLSRLEDVSLKYGFKDIPFLLGPTWPARGLFSGNYVERLLGEIVGIENIEDLGKPFAAVAVDVGRAETVTFMNGSLRTAVHASMAIPGLFTPVPHGDMLLVDGGVLEPVPVKVLKELGADMVVAIDLLSNFSEDCAVADFSLVDIVQRSSIIAQRRLTEYSFRECPPDVVVSPCLLSVKVLDFHRGRSIIEIGREAAQSAVPGLKRLMSEFEKRSADRPA; this comes from the coding sequence ATGAAAATAGGCATAGCACTCGGAGGGGGAGGGGCAAAGGGATACGCGCACATAGGGGTGCTCGGAGCCTTCTCCGAAGCCGGCATAGAATTCGACGTAGTTTCGGGGACCAGCATAGGCGCTCTGGTCGGCGCCGTCTATGCGGCGGGGAAGCTGTCGCGCCTCGAGGACGTTTCGCTCAAATACGGCTTTAAGGATATCCCTTTCCTTCTCGGTCCGACATGGCCGGCGAGGGGCCTTTTCTCGGGAAACTACGTCGAGAGGCTCCTCGGCGAGATCGTCGGCATCGAGAACATCGAAGACCTCGGGAAGCCGTTCGCGGCCGTTGCCGTGGACGTCGGCAGGGCCGAGACCGTAACCTTCATGAACGGGAGCCTCCGTACCGCCGTTCACGCCAGCATGGCGATTCCCGGTCTCTTCACGCCCGTCCCTCACGGGGATATGCTTCTAGTAGACGGAGGCGTTCTCGAGCCCGTTCCGGTGAAGGTACTTAAGGAGCTCGGCGCGGACATGGTCGTTGCGATAGATCTCCTGAGCAATTTTTCCGAGGACTGCGCAGTGGCGGACTTTTCTCTCGTGGATATCGTTCAGAGGAGCTCTATAATAGCCCAGAGAAGGCTTACGGAATACAGCTTCAGGGAATGCCCTCCGGACGTCGTCGTGTCCCCGTGTCTCTTGAGTGTGAAGGTGCTCGATTTCCACAGGGGCCGCTCGATAATCGAAATCGGCAGGGAAGCGGCCCAAAGCGCCGTCCCCGGGCTGAAGCGGCTTATGTCCGAATTCGAAAAGCGGAGCGCGGACCGCCCCGCCTGA